The Candidatus Amarolinea dominans genome has a segment encoding these proteins:
- a CDS encoding superoxide dismutase: MAHTLPPLPYAYNALEPFIDELTMQIHHDKHHQAYVTNLNNALANAPELAEKPLEALLAEIAGVPESIRTAVRNNGGGHHNHKLFWEIMAPGGRGEPTGALAEAIAGTFNSFADFKTKVTQNGVTRFGSGWSWLVVDGKHKLAAYSTANQDSPLMDGHTPILGIDVWEHAYYLKYQNRRPDYLAAWWNTVNWDEVSKRFAAAMA; this comes from the coding sequence ATGGCTCATACGCTTCCACCTTTACCCTATGCATACAACGCACTGGAACCATTCATTGATGAACTGACGATGCAGATTCACCACGACAAGCATCATCAGGCCTATGTCACCAACCTGAACAACGCGCTGGCCAATGCGCCCGAACTGGCCGAGAAACCGCTGGAGGCCCTGCTGGCTGAGATCGCCGGCGTGCCGGAGAGCATCCGCACGGCTGTGCGCAACAACGGCGGCGGGCATCACAATCACAAGCTATTTTGGGAGATCATGGCTCCCGGCGGCCGCGGGGAACCGACCGGCGCGCTGGCCGAGGCCATTGCCGGCACGTTCAACAGCTTTGCCGATTTCAAGACCAAGGTCACGCAGAACGGCGTTACCCGTTTTGGCAGCGGCTGGTCATGGCTAGTGGTGGACGGCAAGCACAAGCTCGCCGCCTATAGCACAGCCAACCAGGACAGCCCCCTGATGGACGGGCACACCCCGATCCTGGGCATTGACGTGTGGGAACATGCCTACTACCTGAAGTATCAGAACCGCCGGCCCGACTACCTGGCCGCGTGGTGGAACACCGTCAACTGGGACGAGGTCAGCAAGCGCTTCGCAGCCGCAATGGCCTGA
- a CDS encoding MFS transporter, producing the protein MVRPPAEATEKVPLVTKLAFGAGDVGPAIATAIMSFFLLFFLTDVARLNPAVAGVILLLTKIWDSVNDPIVGVLSDRIKTRWGRRRPWFLFGAIPFGLTFFLLFLVPQVSNNGKFWYYLVVSLLLDTAFTVVNVPYTALTPELTRDYDERTSLNSFRFAFSIGSGLIAAVLHPLIVNAVQPSMGIQGAYAVSAGVWAICATLPFFFAFWGTYERHQESEQEEIPFFDGLKITFRNRAFRYVTGIYLLSWLVVQTVSTIVIYYMTYWLRQPGLVPVVILAVQGSALIWLFIWTAVSRRTGKKGVYYRGMIFWIVVAFALFLVQPDWPSWVIIALGALAGVGVATAYLVPWAMLPDVIELDELETGKRREGAFYGFFVLLQKLGLALGLFLVSQVLNWTGYITPPEGATTLIVQPDSTLLAIRLMIGPIPAFILAAGIYLVYKFPITKENHEETLRELARRRAATTLSA; encoded by the coding sequence ATCGTGCGTCCGCCTGCTGAAGCAACCGAAAAGGTCCCTCTCGTCACCAAATTGGCGTTCGGCGCGGGAGATGTCGGCCCCGCCATCGCCACCGCCATCATGTCCTTTTTCCTGCTCTTTTTCCTGACCGACGTGGCCCGCCTTAATCCCGCCGTGGCCGGCGTCATCCTGCTGCTCACCAAAATCTGGGATTCTGTCAATGATCCCATTGTGGGTGTGCTTTCGGACCGCATCAAGACGCGCTGGGGCCGCCGCCGGCCCTGGTTCCTGTTCGGCGCCATTCCCTTCGGCCTGACCTTTTTCCTGCTCTTTCTTGTACCGCAGGTCAGCAACAATGGCAAATTCTGGTACTACCTGGTCGTCTCTCTGCTCCTGGACACCGCCTTCACGGTGGTCAACGTGCCGTACACCGCGCTGACGCCCGAACTGACGCGTGATTACGACGAGCGCACCAGCCTGAACTCCTTTCGCTTTGCCTTCTCCATCGGCAGCGGCCTGATTGCCGCGGTCCTGCATCCCCTCATCGTCAACGCCGTGCAGCCGAGCATGGGCATCCAGGGCGCCTATGCCGTGTCGGCCGGCGTCTGGGCCATCTGCGCCACCCTGCCCTTCTTCTTCGCCTTCTGGGGCACCTACGAACGCCATCAGGAGTCGGAACAGGAGGAGATCCCGTTCTTCGATGGCCTCAAGATCACCTTCAGAAATCGCGCCTTTCGTTATGTTACCGGCATCTACCTGCTCTCCTGGCTGGTGGTGCAAACAGTCTCCACCATCGTCATCTACTACATGACCTACTGGCTGCGCCAGCCCGGCCTGGTGCCGGTGGTGATTCTGGCGGTGCAGGGCAGCGCGCTCATCTGGCTCTTCATCTGGACGGCCGTCAGCCGCCGCACCGGCAAGAAAGGCGTCTACTACCGCGGCATGATCTTCTGGATCGTCGTGGCCTTCGCCCTCTTCCTGGTGCAGCCGGACTGGCCCAGTTGGGTCATCATCGCGCTGGGCGCGCTGGCCGGCGTTGGCGTGGCCACGGCCTACCTGGTGCCCTGGGCCATGCTGCCCGACGTGATCGAGCTGGACGAACTGGAAACCGGCAAGCGGCGTGAGGGCGCGTTTTACGGCTTCTTCGTACTCTTGCAGAAGCTCGGCCTGGCGCTCGGCCTCTTCCTGGTCAGCCAGGTGCTCAACTGGACCGGTTACATCACGCCGCCCGAAGGCGCCACCACACTCATCGTGCAGCCGGACAGCACGCTGCTCGCCATTCGTCTGATGATCGGCCCCATTCCCGCCTTCATCCTGGCGGCCGGCATCTACCTGGTGTACAAATTCCCCATCACCAAAGAAAATCATGAAGAAACGCTGCGGGAATTGGCGCGGCGCCGCGCCGCAACGACACTCTCAGCCTGA